The Anopheles merus strain MAF chromosome 2L, AmerM5.1, whole genome shotgun sequence genome has a segment encoding these proteins:
- the LOC121593848 gene encoding flexible cuticle protein 12-like — MKTIIAFAFVVALALAAPLDDSKNAQILKYENDNIGVDGYKFAFETSDGHQRQEQAELKKLGDDVEALVVRGSYSFTGDDGQVYTVNYVADENGFQPEGAHLPTV, encoded by the exons ATGAAAACCATCATTGCTTTCGCTTTCGTCGTCGCCCTGGCCCTGGCCGCCCCGCTCGATGACTCCAAGAACGCCCAGATCCTGAAGTACGAGAACGACAACATCGGTGTCGATGGATACAAGTTTGC TTTCGAGACCAGCGATGGCCACCAGCGCCAGGAGCAGGCGGAGCTGAAGAAGCTGGGCGATGATGTGGAGGCCCTGGTCGTCCGTGGCTCGTACTCGTTCACCGGTGATGATGGTCAGGTGTACACCGTCAACTACGTCGCCGACGAGAACGGATTCCAGCCGGAGGGTGCCCATCTGCCAACGGTTTAA